Genomic window (Pradoshia sp. D12):
TAATCAGTTTGGCCAATAACAGGATTGTTTTTGGCTTCTTTGACAGTACTTCCTTCATACCATTCCTGATACTGAGATGGAGATATAATTCCAAAGCTTAAAACAGAAAGCCCAACTACCAAGGATTTCTTAAGAATACTTGACCAATTTTTCAAATTAAAATCACCTGCCTATTCAGCAAAACGGGCTATTTCTTCACCCCGTTTTATTAATATTGGAAGAGCGAATTTTGATTTTTTTAACTATTCTAATTCTATCACACCAAAATGAAATTTTGCAGTTTTTCTTTTTTCAACGCTAAATCCAAACCGGGAAAATCGATCACTCCTGAAATGGTCCTTAAGAATAATCCTCTTTTTGGCAACTCTCTTGGCTTCCACTACTGCTTCATCTGTTAACTCCTTGTAGGAAGCAAATGAACTCAAAGACTGAATTCCAGCACTTTCAATGACTCTTTCTGTAAACATTGGATCAAAATAAACAACATCATAGGAGCGATCCTCAGCTTTTTTAAGAAAGGTTAAATAGTCTATGTTCACAGCTTCAATTCTCCCGGCAGCTTCGCCAAATTTCTCATTCTTAAAAGGATAATTTTGCAGTCCCTCCTTAATAACAAAGTAAACAAACGGATTTAACTCTAAAGCAGTTATTTTCCCGCTACTCCCTATGATATAAGAGGCAATCAAGGCATCCGCTCCCATACCAAGTGTACAATCAAGAATAGACATCCCTTGATTTAATCCGGCTGCCCTGACAAATGGATCCACTTCCCCTTTCTCAATTCTCTTCATACGGACTGCGGCCATATTTGGATGGAAAAATAATGGATCTATTCCATGCAGGTCATATAATTCTGTTTTGATCTTCCCCACTACCAGACATGGTTGGTTATAGTAAGATTGCAACTGTTTAATCGTTCTTTTATTGCGTTCAATATACGGGATCCCTAATTGTTCAGCTGTTCTTAATGCTTTTTGATTCAGCACATTATTCGTTTTTTCAATCGTAGTGACAAACACATAAAAAACTCCTTTAAAATCTGCAAGATTTCTTGTTGAGCAGGCTTCTTTAAATCTAAAGCGATAGAAACTTATTTACCCTCAGGCTCATATTAAAAAAAGGAATACTCATGTGAGCATTCCCTTACGTTTATTTACAATACTCAGAAAAAGCATTTAATAAATTCTCTTTAACGTCTTCTAAAGTATGTCCTTCAATCTCATGTCTTGGTATAAAATGAACCACTTCATTTCCTTTTAATAAAGCCATTGAAGGTGAAGATGGAACTTCCCCAAGATATTCTCTCATTCTGGCTGTTGCTTCTTTATCCTGACCGGCAAAGACTGTTACAAAATGATTCGGTTTAATTTCAGCATTTACTGCTTCTGCTGCAGCCGGTCTTGCCAAGCCGCCCGCACATCCGCATACGGAGTTGACTACAACC
Coding sequences:
- a CDS encoding class I SAM-dependent methyltransferase, producing the protein MFVTTIEKTNNVLNQKALRTAEQLGIPYIERNKRTIKQLQSYYNQPCLVVGKIKTELYDLHGIDPLFFHPNMAAVRMKRIEKGEVDPFVRAAGLNQGMSILDCTLGMGADALIASYIIGSSGKITALELNPFVYFVIKEGLQNYPFKNEKFGEAAGRIEAVNIDYLTFLKKAEDRSYDVVYFDPMFTERVIESAGIQSLSSFASYKELTDEAVVEAKRVAKKRIILKDHFRSDRFSRFGFSVEKRKTAKFHFGVIELE
- a CDS encoding BrxA/BrxB family bacilliredoxin, whose product is MSMAYEEYMRQMVKPMRAELTEAGFEELTTSEQVDEFMEKAEGTTLVVVNSVCGCAGGLARPAAAEAVNAEIKPNHFVTVFAGQDKEATARMREYLGEVPSSPSMALLKGNEVVHFIPRHEIEGHTLEDVKENLLNAFSEYCK